The nucleotide sequence AAAGCTGCCAAACTCTGGAGTTGCTTCGGTCTGAGCTTCTTGGCTTGAGGTTTTGGTAGTTGCTTCAGACTGCTCGAACCCTTCAGGATTGAAATCAAAAACAATAATCGAGGTGTCGTCGTACTTCTTGCTAGCTTCAAAAAGCGCCTTCATCGCGTCTTCAGGCAAAGGCTGTCTGAATGCTCGCTCAAGCGCTTCCGCATTTATTTTCTCCTCAGGCCAATCACCCAATACACCGTCAGACATCATAACTATTCTATCGCCCGGCTCAAGAGCGTAAACAAAGCTCTCGTCATAACTGCGAGATTTAACATTTATGCCTGCCTGGCCATGCGATATCCCCGGACTCAGTGCGTTACGAATAACGTTTGGCTGGCGTGGGTCGATCTGTTCAGTATTAAGCCATATAGGTTGGCCATCTCTTACGACACATATTCGCGAATCACCAGCAGCAACTCCTATCAAGTTATTTCCGACAACCTGAGCGGTGACGATTGTTGTTGCCATCTCTTGAAGACTTGCATCCTCTGTAGCCAAATCTTTCATCTTCAAGCGAATTTTACTAATCTCAGCAAGATGATCGGCGACAACCACCTGCGGGCTAATCTGAGGCTCGTAGTCAAGAACCGGTGACTTTTCGAACACGCTCATCGCTAGCTTACTAGCTACCTCACCACCTTTGTGTCCACCTGCACCGTCGGCAAGTGCAAATAATTGACGCGATGCGTCAATATAAATAGCGTCTTGATTCCCGCGTTCAGCCTTTGCTACTTCAGCTTCCCACTTTCTTATTTCTTGTGCGCCTAAGCTTTTATTTCTTCCATCTTGCCAGTCAAGACCCTGAGTAGAGAAACTTTCCTTTAAACCGCGTATACGAGGTGGTTCGGCTAATTTCAGCTGCTTGGCGCTCCTTGAAGTTGTGAAGGAAGCAAAACGAACACTTTCAGACTTAGCCTCAGCAGTTTTTTCTTTTTCAAGCGTATTTGATGCCCGCGACTTTTCTGGCGCTTTAGGAGGAGCCTCCTTAAACGTTTCTCGTTGAGGAGCTGGGCGTTTTGGTGGAATATCGGTTGGTTTTGGAGCTGCGGGTTTCGGCTTTGCCGGTGGGATTGCGACAGATTGCTCAGTAGCGGTCGATTTTTCTGGCTTCCCGTTTAAGCGTTCCCGTATGTCTTGCTTGACCTGCTCAGTAACCTTATCGATATCACGGCGCGCCTCTTCAGCTGCTTTCCGCCTCTCAACTCCGAGCTTCCGATAAAGCTCATCCACCGAGACCTGGGTTTTGTTTGGGTCACGATCGTGCTTTCCTTTTTCTTCCTTATAATATAGGTCGAGCTCGGTCGAAGACCGGGGGTGGTCACTGGAAGCATCTTCGGGAGCCTCTTCTTGGGGAACAAGCTCAGTCGTCCCATCGGAAAGAACTTCGCCAAATTCGAAAACTTCTGATTGTCCTGATTGTTGTGCTTGTTGTAATCGTTCAGGCATAGCTTTTTTGCTTCCTACGGGTTAACGTGTTTTTGTTTTATTTTTTCTCTTTATTTATTAATAGCACAAAAACGTCGTAAAATCAAGAGCAGCGTAATTTTCCTCAACAATTACAGCCGAAGCAAGGATGCGAGTGGCGGCGTGCCAGCCACCGATATCAAAAGTGAGCGCTTATGCCAGCCTCTATAGTGAGCGCTTTACCAGCTCTCGAGTAAAGAATTCTAAAGTATCACCTTCAGCAAGCAACAGCTTGTTCTTGGTTTTTAAGCTGAGGCCGCACAATTCGCCTTCAAATACTTCTTTGGCTTCTTGTTGCTGACGTTGCACGTGGGCAACTTCTACTTCAGCAATTTGTTCATCCTTTCGCTTTACCCGTGCCAAGAGGTTGGGCGTCACCTTGCCGCTCATAACCTCGCCCCCACATATCACTTCATTATTTGTGGTGCGGAAAACAGCCTTGATCTTTAAATTGCCGACTTCGTGCTCAACTACTTCAGGGCTCAATAGTCCTTCCATGGCTTCCTTCACGTCATCAAGGAGTTCGTAGATAACCCTAAACAAACGGACCGCGACCTTATCTCGTACGGCCAATCGTTTAACTGCCGGCGGTAGCTGCACATTAAACCCATAGACAATTGCATTACTGGTAGAAGCCAAGCGAATATCGTTTTCGGTGATATTGCCAACGCCCGAACTAATAATATTAACGTTAATTTCTTCGTTTTCAAGCAAGCGTAAGCTGTCACTTAAAGAGGTCAATGAACCCTGCACATCAGCCCGCAAGATAACATTTAAATCCTGAGTGCTTTGCTTTTTGCTCATCATTCTTAATAAATCGGCACTGGTGACATTTGCGCTTAAGGCATTGCTTTCGGTTTCAGCGCGATACTTTTCAACTTCGGTACGCGCAAGCTTCTCATTAGTTACCGCCTTAAACCGATCGCCGAAATGCGGCAATTCTTTAAAACCAGTGACAACCGCTGGCGTTGATGGGCCAGCTTCTTTAAAAGGCTTTTCAGCGAAATCAAGCAAGGTACGAATTTTAGCGTACGTACCGCCGGCAACTAAAAACATTCCTTGGCGAAGCACGCCATGCTCAACCAGCAAGCTCACCACTGGTCCACGACCTTGCTCCATATGGGATTCAATAACTAAACCTTCAGCAGGAATATTAACTTCAGCACGTAAATCTTCAAGATCAGCCACCAAAAGCACCATGTCGAGCAGTTTATCGATATTCTGGCCGGTCTTGGCACTCACTTCGACCATCACCGTATCGCCACCCCATTCTTCTGGGTTTAAGTTGTGCTCGCTCGCAAGTTGCGCTTTCACGCGTGCTGCATCAGCGGTATCTTTATCGATTTTGTTGATCGCCACTACAATTTTTGCGTTGGCTGCTTGGGCAAATTTAATCGCCTCTATAGTTTGTGGCTTCACGCCGTCATCAGCGGCCACAACAATAATTACAACATCCGTTAGTGCGGCGCCGTGTTGGCGAAGAGCACTAAACGCTTCGTGCCCCGGAGTATCAAGTAGAGTAATCGAACGATTATTCTTAGTAGTTTGGTAGGCACTAATGTGCTGGGTAATTCCCCCTGCTTCACCAGATGCAACCTTCATTTTTAAGATTGCATCAAGTAAAGATGTTTTGCCATGGTCAACATGCCCCATAACGGCAACAATCGGTGGACGGGGAGCGGCTGCGTCCGATAGTTCGCGGGTCGCTTTTGCCACAGCCACCTCATCAGTTGATTTTTTTTCTAAACGAACGTTCAGTTTTAATTCGTCAACGATAATTTGGGCGGTTTCAAAATCAATACGCTGGTTAACTGTGGCAGCGATTCCATTTTTAAATAACTCACCAACAAGCACAGTCACAGGCAAGTCGAGTGCTTCGGCAAGCTCACCAACGGTAATCATATGCGGGACGGCAATAACTTTCTCAGACATAGGGTTTCAGAAAGCTCCTTTCTGCCGTCCTTCGCATGTGACGGCGGCTAATTATTTTTCATGTTACTTTTTGTCTGTAAGACTAAGTGAAATTTTGCGATTTTCTTTATCGATGTCAAGCACACGGAACATCTTACGCTCGTTCAACTTAAAGATCTTCTCGGGATCGGCGTTATCACCGCTACCAAGTTCACTGATGTGTACAAGCGCCTCGACGGCAGGGCTAATCTGCACAAAGGCACCAAATGGCGTGATGCGAGTGACTGTGCCCTCGACTTCATCGCCTTTCTTGAACTGCTCAACTTCTTTTAGCCATGGATCATCGGTAAGCTGTTTCATGCTCAAGCTTAATCGGTCTTTATCGATAGCGATAATCTTCGCTTCGATAGCTTGGCCAACTTTTACATAATCACCTGGATTATTTACCCGTTCCCAGCTGATTTCACTAATGTGTACGAGTCCTTCGATGCCCGAGACATTCACAAAGACACCAAAATCAACCACACCAGTTGCTACACCGGTGACGGTATCGCCAATGCTGAGTTTTTCAAATCGTTCTGCTAAACCTTCTTTAATGGCTTCTTTTTCACTAAAGATTAGCTTATTAGCCTTGCGGTCAGCATCAAGAATACGTACTTTGATTTCTTTTCCAACCAGCGAGTTAAGTCGCTGCAAGATTTCATCCTTATCGGCTCCACCAACACGAGGATAGTGCTCAGCACTTAATTGGCTCACCGGCAAGAACCCGCGCACGCCTTCAAATTCGATGAGTAAGCCACCGCGGTTTGCATCGTAAGGGGTAACTTCAATTACTTCGCCTTCTTCTGCAATTCGACTTACTTCGTCCCAACCACGATCCTTCGCGGCTTTGCGTAGCGAGAGCAGCGAATAGCCGTTATCGAGTTCGATATCAACCACACTTGCAGTGACGCTATCACCCTCTGTTAAGTTGCGTGAAAAACCAATTTCACGTCGAGGCACCAACCCGACACCTAGCGGTCCTAGGTCAATAAGCACCTCGTGCTTGCGTACCGATAGTACTTTTCCTTCTACCACCTCGCCAGCGGTCAGTTGTTTTACGGCCTCTTCTTTCAAGAGGTCATCCATTGTTATTGTGGCATTTGCCATAGTCTTTTTTAAAGACTCCTTCCTTCGAGTATATTTCTTTGCAGGCAATAAAAAGCCTCCAGAGATTACTCTCTATTGTACGCTGTTACTGCGAAGAAGTCAAAGTCCGTGGCTCGTTTTGTGCATGGCTGCACGCGTAACTGCTACCCGGGATTTTCGATACTCATTCGTGAGGTACATAAGGCCTCCTAGCACAGGAACCATGAGCCACAAGACGTCACTTGGACCGGCCGAAGGAATCTGTGAAGGACTGGCTTGTTCAGTTTGGCTATCAGCGGGGCGCCTTGTTTCAGCTGTTTCTGTCGTCTCAGGCGCTGGCTCAGGTTGCGTCACGATTGGTTCTCCAGCGGTTACAGAAGAATCTGATCGACGATTCAAGAAATAAAGCCCAGCTAGTAATACTGCGGCCAAGATAATTGCAACTCCAATGAACTGAAGGATATGACGCTTTGGTGTAGTATCGTGCTGCTCAGAAGTCTCCATTGCAGTTTCCACTATAACATACTCGCAAGGCTAAGAAAGAACTGCTACACTAAAGTTATGTTAATCGCAATCGATACTGGGGGAACAAAAACGCTCGTGACGAGTTTTTATCGTGACGGAAAACCGCACAAGTCATATCGATTTCAAACACCACACGATAAACGCGATTACCTTACCGCGCTTGCAGCTCTTGTGAACCAACACTATAGCCTCCAAAAAGTTTCGGCTATTGTTATCGCCGTTCCTGGCGTGGTAAAGAACAACCGTGCTGTTTGGTGCGATAATCTTGGCTGGAAAGATTTCAACATACCGCTTGGCTTAAAGAAGCTCGGCATAACCGTACCCGTATTTCTGGAGAATGACGCTAACCTCGCAGCACTAGGTGAGGTCAGGCGCTTGAAACAAATCCCGTCACTTGCACTCTACCTTACAGTAAGCACCGGGATCGGTAGCGGGCTTATCGTTGATGGCCATATTCAGCCAGCCACCAGCAACAGCGAGGCAGGTCATATGGTGTTAAATTTCCACGGCCATTATCAGGAATGGGAGACATTTGCATCTGGTCGCGCACTTAAAGCAACCTACCAGAAATTAGCTCGCGACATACCCGAAACCGACACAAAGACCTGGCAGGAAGTAGCCGAAAAAATAAGCGTCGGGCTTCTCGCACTCATACCGAGCTTACAACCCGAGATAATAATTATCGGTGGAAGCATTGGTACCTATTTTCAACGGTATAAATCATTCCTCGATGATATTCTTAAATCACAGCTCAACGAGCATTTCCCTATCCCCCCCGTTATACAAGCGAGGTTCCCGGAAGAGGCTGTACTATATGGATGTTTTTGCTATGGATCAGATCGCTCTTTTAATTAAGCGACTCAGACAAGATTATCCTGGTGTGACATTTACAGAGAGTGATGTCTTTAAGTGGCGGCCAGATGAAAGAACTGTTTATTTTATACCTCAAAGCTCTAGTCCAAACTTAGCCTATTTACTACACGAAACCGCCCACGCCATCCTTAATCACCAGGAGTATATTTTAGATATTGATCTGATCAAGATGGAGCGTGCTGCTTGGCACTATGCTCAAACCACGCTATCTTCGAGATATGGCCTCTCCATAGTTGAATCGTTGGTTAATGAATCGCTTGATAGCTATCGTGACTGGTTACACCAGCGCAGTCTGTGTCCGTCCTGTTCGACAAATGGCCTCCAAAACATAAATGGCACCTATTCGTGCCATTTATGTGCTATCACCTGGAGGGCGAACGAGGCTCATTTTTGCGCCTTACGACGTCAGGTTATAAATTAGAAGAACTACTTATGCCGCTTGATCAAGCTCAGAATGATCACCGCGCTTCACTGAAATATCAATAACATCTGCAACCTGCTCAGTAACAGCGACAGACTTTGTGCGACGGCTAATTCGTCCGCCCTTGGCGCCAGCAATTCGGGCTAACTCTCGGTTAGCAGCAAAGCCGCCAGTGCGTCCTTTTTTACCACCAATCGCCCCAATGCGTGCATAGAACTCTTTGCCATGTCGAGCTCGATTTGTTGCCGCAGCGCGTAAGCCGCCGTTCTTTGTTCCTGCCATATAAACTCCTTTTACTCT is from Verrucomicrobiia bacterium and encodes:
- a CDS encoding ROK family protein gives rise to the protein MLIAIDTGGTKTLVTSFYRDGKPHKSYRFQTPHDKRDYLTALAALVNQHYSLQKVSAIVIAVPGVVKNNRAVWCDNLGWKDFNIPLGLKKLGITVPVFLENDANLAALGEVRRLKQIPSLALYLTVSTGIGSGLIVDGHIQPATSNSEAGHMVLNFHGHYQEWETFASGRALKATYQKLARDIPETDTKTWQEVAEKISVGLLALIPSLQPEIIIIGGSIGTYFQRYKSFLDDILKSQLNEHFPIPPVIQARFPEEAVLYGCFCYGSDRSFN
- a CDS encoding PP2C family serine/threonine-protein phosphatase; translation: MPERLQQAQQSGQSEVFEFGEVLSDGTTELVPQEEAPEDASSDHPRSSTELDLYYKEEKGKHDRDPNKTQVSVDELYRKLGVERRKAAEEARRDIDKVTEQVKQDIRERLNGKPEKSTATEQSVAIPPAKPKPAAPKPTDIPPKRPAPQRETFKEAPPKAPEKSRASNTLEKEKTAEAKSESVRFASFTTSRSAKQLKLAEPPRIRGLKESFSTQGLDWQDGRNKSLGAQEIRKWEAEVAKAERGNQDAIYIDASRQLFALADGAGGHKGGEVASKLAMSVFEKSPVLDYEPQISPQVVVADHLAEISKIRLKMKDLATEDASLQEMATTIVTAQVVGNNLIGVAAGDSRICVVRDGQPIWLNTEQIDPRQPNVIRNALSPGISHGQAGINVKSRSYDESFVYALEPGDRIVMMSDGVLGDWPEEKINAEALERAFRQPLPEDAMKALFEASKKYDDTSIIVFDFNPEGFEQSEATTKTSSQEAQTEATPEFGSFSGELPIDPAPPTTSRVTPPVPPVAPPPTAAETTAEFPRITPPEVFNAASLLREERLVESEEAEALRELTEELIRLATANEAEDTSKYKEKHKNIVDFVNGIGKRNASQIEYFNQIGTVKDLYDEPGNKYPRKYVKGLRKAANREYTAKLEGGQYIKNDEKLDGEKLLSSIYESRKEITKDLGRKEKRIVKDILRDIERLPAAAWVGADKKLSQEELQDRIEEEAYLLGRNNAEREAAKATLTSLVTMNQEDWERTVEGGQILQRNEAARSPAEQRRTLNEMQRNGMDVRRSPFRNEDIRTSRFLKYILDQVPETSERSSVEERPVTRDLSGKVANYLWMNGYNLNSGSFERKRRELIEIAKDAISAKELAEMPEQLVSQPRPSEYRKYGLSRDYQRESMTVGAARDMLQELYDANRLADEYEQQIAKVQKLERSTRRLPGSLASARGRLQRLEQRLNDYHIRNEAGRTRIVEER
- a CDS encoding S1 RNA-binding domain-containing protein, which gives rise to MANATITMDDLLKEEAVKQLTAGEVVEGKVLSVRKHEVLIDLGPLGVGLVPRREIGFSRNLTEGDSVTASVVDIELDNGYSLLSLRKAAKDRGWDEVSRIAEEGEVIEVTPYDANRGGLLIEFEGVRGFLPVSQLSAEHYPRVGGADKDEILQRLNSLVGKEIKVRILDADRKANKLIFSEKEAIKEGLAERFEKLSIGDTVTGVATGVVDFGVFVNVSGIEGLVHISEISWERVNNPGDYVKVGQAIEAKIIAIDKDRLSLSMKQLTDDPWLKEVEQFKKGDEVEGTVTRITPFGAFVQISPAVEALVHISELGSGDNADPEKIFKLNERKMFRVLDIDKENRKISLSLTDKK
- the infB gene encoding translation initiation factor IF-2, whose product is MSEKVIAVPHMITVGELAEALDLPVTVLVGELFKNGIAATVNQRIDFETAQIIVDELKLNVRLEKKSTDEVAVAKATRELSDAAAPRPPIVAVMGHVDHGKTSLLDAILKMKVASGEAGGITQHISAYQTTKNNRSITLLDTPGHEAFSALRQHGAALTDVVIIVVAADDGVKPQTIEAIKFAQAANAKIVVAINKIDKDTADAARVKAQLASEHNLNPEEWGGDTVMVEVSAKTGQNIDKLLDMVLLVADLEDLRAEVNIPAEGLVIESHMEQGRGPVVSLLVEHGVLRQGMFLVAGGTYAKIRTLLDFAEKPFKEAGPSTPAVVTGFKELPHFGDRFKAVTNEKLARTEVEKYRAETESNALSANVTSADLLRMMSKKQSTQDLNVILRADVQGSLTSLSDSLRLLENEEINVNIISSGVGNITENDIRLASTSNAIVYGFNVQLPPAVKRLAVRDKVAVRLFRVIYELLDDVKEAMEGLLSPEVVEHEVGNLKIKAVFRTTNNEVICGGEVMSGKVTPNLLARVKRKDEQIAEVEVAHVQRQQQEAKEVFEGELCGLSLKTKNKLLLAEGDTLEFFTRELVKRSL